A stretch of Paucidesulfovibrio gracilis DSM 16080 DNA encodes these proteins:
- a CDS encoding glutamate synthase-related protein → MNNWPKSNDVLGSVNRGNAIESGLCTLCRADCQGKCETWLSSLRGREMLYPRDFGLVTAGSGNTTHVGVSYNSVRIQGNNYGAFGTPGENGDFLFTDVNLETSFGADEKTKCRVPFMTGALGSTFIAAKYWDAFAVGCALVGAPIVIGENVVGVDRDSKIEKGRISSAPELDRRIDIYRKYYDGYGAIIVQLNVEDTRNGVAEYVAEKYGDDVIIELKWGQGAKNIGGEIEVTSLDYALFLKQRGYLVDPDPEKPSVQEAFKNGAIHTFARHSRLGYTDLSSFDQVHDDFMSTVEYLRKLGFKRISLKTGSYGMEALAMAIKFASEAKLDLLTIDGSGGGTGMSPWNMMESWGVPSVLLHAKAHEYATRLAAKGENVVDLSFAGGFAKGSNIFKALAMGAPFSKLICMGRAMMVPGFVGSNIEGVLRPDRREAVNGNWDKLPASVAKYGHSAEEIFACWHDVEAKVGKDAMKDIPYGAVGVWCLVDKLSAALQQLLAGVRKFELSAISRGDIASGNRETERETGIPFITSIGDEIAHKIIDM, encoded by the coding sequence ATGAATAACTGGCCTAAATCGAATGATGTTCTTGGATCCGTGAACCGTGGTAACGCTATTGAATCCGGACTGTGCACGCTTTGCAGGGCTGACTGTCAGGGCAAATGTGAAACATGGCTCTCTTCCCTTCGCGGAAGAGAAATGTTGTACCCGCGTGACTTCGGTCTCGTCACCGCTGGCAGCGGCAATACGACACATGTAGGCGTCAGCTACAACTCTGTTCGCATCCAGGGCAACAACTACGGTGCATTCGGAACCCCCGGTGAAAATGGCGATTTCCTGTTCACCGACGTGAACCTGGAGACCTCTTTTGGCGCGGATGAAAAAACAAAATGCCGCGTTCCGTTCATGACCGGCGCCCTCGGTTCCACCTTCATCGCCGCAAAATACTGGGACGCTTTTGCCGTGGGCTGCGCTCTTGTGGGCGCCCCCATCGTGATCGGTGAAAACGTCGTGGGCGTGGACCGCGATTCCAAAATCGAGAAGGGCCGCATATCTTCGGCCCCGGAACTGGACCGCCGTATTGATATTTACCGTAAATATTACGATGGGTACGGTGCCATTATCGTCCAGCTCAACGTGGAGGACACCCGCAACGGCGTGGCCGAATACGTGGCTGAAAAGTATGGCGACGACGTCATCATCGAGCTGAAATGGGGCCAGGGTGCCAAGAATATCGGCGGCGAAATCGAAGTCACCAGCCTGGATTACGCCCTGTTCCTGAAGCAGCGCGGCTACCTCGTGGACCCCGATCCTGAAAAGCCCTCCGTACAGGAAGCCTTTAAAAACGGTGCGATCCACACCTTTGCCCGCCACAGCCGCCTGGGCTACACGGACCTGAGCAGCTTTGACCAGGTCCACGACGACTTCATGAGCACGGTTGAATACCTGCGCAAGCTCGGATTCAAGCGCATTTCCCTCAAGACCGGTTCCTACGGCATGGAAGCGCTGGCCATGGCCATCAAGTTCGCCTCTGAAGCCAAACTGGACCTGCTGACCATCGACGGTTCCGGCGGCGGCACGGGCATGTCCCCCTGGAACATGATGGAATCCTGGGGCGTTCCCTCGGTGCTGCTGCACGCCAAGGCCCACGAGTATGCCACTCGTCTGGCCGCCAAGGGCGAAAACGTGGTGGACCTTTCCTTTGCCGGAGGATTCGCCAAGGGCAGCAACATCTTCAAAGCACTGGCCATGGGCGCTCCCTTCTCCAAACTGATCTGCATGGGCCGCGCCATGATGGTTCCCGGTTTTGTGGGATCCAACATCGAAGGCGTGCTGCGCCCGGATCGCCGCGAAGCCGTGAACGGAAACTGGGACAAGCTCCCGGCTTCCGTGGCCAAATACGGCCATTCCGCCGAAGAAATCTTCGCCTGCTGGCACGATGTGGAAGCCAAGGTCGGCAAGGACGCCATGAAGGACATCCCCTACGGCGCCGTGGGCGTCTGGTGTCTGGTGGACAAGCTCTCCGCCGCTCTGCAGCAGCTCCTGGCCGGTGTGCGCAAGTTCGAGCTTTCCGCCATCAGCCGTGGCGACATTGCCTCGGGCAACCGTGAAACCGAGCGTGAAACCGGCATTCCGTTCATCACCAGCATCGGTGATGAAATCGCGCACAAAATCATCGACATGTAG